TTTATCTTTGTGAACTATTTACGATTTTGTGTTGCCTGGTTGCAACAATTGGAAATTTTCATTATATGCAATCTCCTGAGAAAAATGATTCGTGAACGTGTTTATATTGATTTTTCTACTCCAAACATGATTCCCGGATTTAATCATCTATTCATGCATCGTAGTTATTGCAGCTAGCAACACAAATAGCCCAAAAACATAAATTTCAATGTTGATCCCACATTTGTCAAACTCATGGAAGCATTGAGTACTATAAAGACAATTTAAGAGGCAACCAATTAATTAGTTGTATCTAGTGTTGTCACTAGATTGTCATTGAGGAGTAGAAGAGAAAAACAGCTGAATATACGTCTTTACCTCTTGCTAGAGAGGGTACATATAGGGAATCTAAACCAAAGGGCATGCCATGGATGTAAACTGCTCTTGTGGTTTGTTTTGGCCAAAAGCACATGACAACCTAATCTCCTGAAGCAGTGGCAGTTTTAAAGTCCAGTACAGTATCAAATTGCACCCGCATGCCTTCACAGATAAAGATTAGGGCTACTTAATTCACTTATGCTCTTGCTAGAAAGAAACCCTATCGAGAATCTAATACCTAACCAAAGGGCACGCCATGGGATTGATTCAGTAATTATCCTCAAAACTAACATCAAATGGCCACGCCGACGCTGCAATCACACAGAAGAAATAGCATAAGCATGATAACTGTGGACGTACTTGTGTGCACGTGCGTCTACGCCGGAGTTCTTGGCGCCGAGTGGGTCAGCAGGGCCGGAGCGCTTCTTGGCGCGGCGGAACTCGCCGGTGGCGTCATGGGCGGCGGCATTTCGAGCTTCCTCCTGGGTGCGGTAGAGCTGGGCCTTTAGGTCGAGCAAGGATGCGGCGCCGACGCCCTCGATGGCCTTGTGCTTCTTCGGCATCACCGCCGACTCCGTCAGCCATCCGAGCGACTCCGTCCGCCGCTCCTTCGGACCACTCTTCTGCGCCGGCGGCTGCGGAGCGGCcgcggaagaggaggaggacggcgcggTATCTGCCGGCGACGACATCATGGCTGTGGCGATTTGGGGAGGACGGGACAGGGGATAGTTATTTTTGCGGGATAGTTGGCAGAGGGATCGGTATTCGGTGGGGAAGGGAAAGGGGAGGGAGGTCAGGAGGTGTGGGCTGGGCCGGCGGTTTTTGGGAACTCGACGTTGGCCTGTGGGCTGGAGTTCAATATTTTGGGCCGACCAAGTAAGCAGAATCTAGAATGTTCTTCCGggcccgcccgccgcgccaGGACGAAAGCCTCCAACATGTGGCGCACCGTGCCCTTCCGTCTCTCGCTGGCCGCTGGTCTGCTTGTGGTGAAACGCGACACGAAAATTCCGACCACAGCCGTTTCTTCTACGCAGCTTTTCTCGGTTGCTCGGCCAACTGCGCAGAAGCCATAAACCCGCGGCGGTCCATGGCGTGCAGCTTCTCCCCTTCCTCCGCCACGAGGCTGCAGGccttggaggcggcggcgggcgggaaGAATGCGAGGATCCCTCTCAAGGCGTCCGTCTCGCCCCCGCTGAGATCGCTCGGAAGCTGCAAGGCGGCCCGGCAGGAATTCGAGGGCGCTACTCAGGATCCCAGCGTCTCAGGTACCACCTGTCAGCACTGCTTGCTTTCTGCGCTAGAAATTTATGTCTCGATCCAAGGTAGAAGCAACTTTGTAGATGAACTACTTCATGAAACCTTTTTACTGCTCTTGTTCTGTTATTTCGATAATGGAATCCGGCTGCTGAATCGCTCATGCGGGCGTTTGGAATGATATATGGCTACTGTTACCTGTGGAACCGTTTGATGATATAGTGAAAAGAATTGCACGACAATAGAATATAGGGTAAAGTATGCATGATCTACTTGAAATTGCAATAAGCTTGTGTACAATTGAAATAAAGAACTACgagaatgttttttttcaaggAGGAAAtaactactccttccgtcccatattaagtgccgaaatattacatttatctaaacatatttagtatatagatacgacaatttttagaatttgagtcacttgatatgggacggagggaatacataTTTGACTTGTCTCTCCAGTAATATCTGGAACAAGGTAGTGATGTCTAACTGAAGCAATGCACAATGTTCTGATCGAATGAGATTGTGTTGCAGTCTTGCAGATGCTTTAAATCTGATCAGTACTTAGCAATCCGAAGCCAAATTTAGAAGTTATGTATTTCCCACGTAGCATCCTTGTTCTGAACTTCCGCTGCTACTGCTACCTTAGTTATTACCACTAGGTGACTGACATTGCCATCTTGTCTTCTAAAGTTTCTTCGGCACGAACCCAGTTGGATCTCCTGGAGCAACTAACATCATCCCCTACATCTGATGGCATTGGTACCTTACAAAATCACCATTTTTCCTTCTCGTTCCTGATCCAACTCTCATGTCTGTGACAACTAACAACAATGTCTCCTTATGCCTAGAGAGTGGCGCCCCTGTAGAATCCCGCCCGCTCACTACCATCCGCGAGCAACTGTCAGCACTTTACGGTGAAAGGGGCGGTGAGTTCACCCTCCCTATGGGAAAGAAGCTCAAGGAAGGCCTGAAGGCCCTCAACTCGATGACCGTGTCGCAGAGGAGGAACATCAAAAGGCAAGCCATGCTCACCAAGGTAAGCGGGCGGAATGACTCGGTGTTCTTTGCAACTGTCGGGGCATTTGTCCTTGTGCCGCCTTTAGCCATTTTGGCTATTGCTGTCCTAACTGGTTATGTCCAACTATTGCCATGAACAAAAAGGTGCAGGTTTTTAGTGGCCATCTTCAGACTTATCATACACATGAAGGTACTTTTGCTCTGCAAGAGAATTGTATTTGTGTATATAGTCAGAACTTGTATATGAAGTAGGGATTGATCGATTAAGCGCCTGGTATGGCGTGAGTATGCTGTATCCATTAGGCACGAGGAACATCAATAAAAACTTAAAACACAACAAGGAAGACAAGTAACAAATGTAAAATGTCAACAGAAAGAAGGAATTGAGTAGAAATTGTTATCCCGTGCAGTGCATATGTAAACAAATTATATTTCTGTTACATGTTCAGATGGCTAATCTCTTCAGAATTAGCAGTGAGAAATGTTGCACATGCTTGCTCCTGACAAACCTGAAAAAAATAGTTTGCACAGAGAACATAGGCATCACAATTCTGAATCTTCCaatcatttttcttctctgAAGAAATGTATCTGCATCTGTCTGCACTCAAGCAGTCCAAAATGGTGTCTTGTAAGATCTAAAATCCATCCCACAACATACAACACCAGAGGCTCCAATCCTCTGCAATCTCAACAGAAGTTTAAAAACTGTACAATCTTCTTTAAGGCATGCctctcaaaccaaacaagttaCGAAACAATTTAGCAGCGTTGCCATCTCCCCCTTTACAGATTTCACAACACCAATCTTCCCGCagtcttttttatttatttgggGACTTCACTCTTGCACCATGCCCAATTCCTTCCGAAGAGTGGTCGGATAGGTCCTGTGATTATCGGTAGGTCTTAGCTGCTCAACCGGGAGGTGTCCTTGTTTCATCATGTAGCTCCATCTATCTATCAAGAGGTAGAGAAAAGCTAGGATGGAGACCTCAACAGTGAGGAGACCGGTCCACAGGCTCACGCTCTTGGTGGTTCTTTCATGGTACGTACGGAGGCCAGTGTAGACGTTTGCGATGCCCGTGGCACAAACGGTCACGCCTAGAAGCCAATGGGAGAAGTACCACAGACTCCTTGCCTTGACACCTCTGTAGAGATAGAAAAGGGATTAGGTTCAGGTCTGATCTTTGTATGAAGCATGAAAAGGTTGCCAATTTTGCAAGCTACTACACCCTACCGGATATCAGCTTCCTTACCTTTCTGGTCTGAAGAAACCAATGAGGGGCTGAAGCCACATGAATCCATACAGTGCCAATCCTACTCTTTGGTGACTGTTACTGAAGGAGTTCTCAAAGTTCATCACGGATAGAGCCACACCGCCGGTAGCAAGAAGTACTGCTGCGATCTGCAAATCCAATCGAGCATGAAGAATGAATCCGGCACTGTATAAAAGAACAAGGAAACAGAAACATCTCCCGGAAAATTCTATGTCCAGTGGAAGATACGAACCTGAGAAATGACATGGCAGTAGAAGAGGACTCTGATGCATCTGCCGCTTTTCGATTTGCTTGACATCCTGACCAGCAGTATCCCTACGGGCATCAAGAAACCAAAAGAAGACCAGTGGAACAGTGCGTGCAGCTTGAGCTGAAATGACTTTTTGGGCATCAGCTGCAAGAGAGTAAAATCTTGCTATCAGTAGCTGATTGGCAGTATAACACCTCTTGTTCCCAAAACAAGTTGGTCAGTGTGACAATGATCTGTTCCCGGATGAATGTAATTCAGAATCAAGTATCTTAAAATGCGATGGTGAAAACCGGAAATTAAATGCAAGGTAACCACTCTGATTACCTCCAAAGGATGCGCAGTCTTGTTTCGGCTCTGATCGAGTTCCTCCTTGGAATTTGACGAGCCATGGGATGGCGGTATAACAAGCGAAAGAATCACGAAACTTGCGAACAGAACCAGCAGTCCTTTTCTCCCGGACACCAGCATTTGTGCTACTCAATTGTGGTTCCTAAACTGGAGAAGCACTAACCAGGAAAAAATTCTTACAGTGAACGATGAGAATGAGCGGAACTGCAGAAAGAACAGCAGAACTGGATGCCTTCCGGTCCTCTCTATTTTGATATGAGGCTCCCTTTTGCTTGGTGCCCTGCAATATATTATGCCTGATCGAAATGAGAGGGGAGAAAGAGGCTTTTGAGCGCATTTCGGCCGAGCTTTTGTATATCTCCGTGGTGGTGGTTATGATGGTGTGGGGTTAAGCCGGTTAGGGGGAGGAGAGAGGCTTTTGCCGCTCCGTGGCCGGTGGCGCGGTTGCGGTGCGGCCCGACGCGGCAAGGAGAACTGCTTGCTCCAAAGCGTCGGTGCGTCACAAGCTGGGACGCAAAAGCCGGTTCCAAAGCTTTGGTGCTCGTCTGACGGTGTGAGTGCCCACCTGCCAGCACTTCCTCTGCTACTCGTCCGGGCAGACCAAAGTTCCAGAAACTCTTCAAAATTTATGTCCTTTGAGCCACCCATGAAAGCAGCCGATTTGGTCCAGAATTCAAACTTTGAGCTGAATTTCGctgaaaattcaaaaaataaaataatttcagtTAATATCGTtcagaatgaaaaaaaaaacaaattcgtCCTTTGAACGAATTTGTTAGCAAAGTTTCAATTCTTTCTGCTTGGAATCGATTTTTATTTACCGAGAAAAGTTTGCCCATCCTGGACAGCTGAAATGAGTGGGCATTCTCAAAGCTACTTAGGCCTCTCCCAACACCTCTTGCTGGTGTCGTCAATTAATCATCTACGCCAGTATTTTGTCTACATTCCATCGAGATGATGAGTATTAAGTGACATGCAAGCTTAGATGCGGTTAATAAGAGACGCTGCATCAGGAGTGGCCTTACAGCGTTCAGTCTTCTGGAGTTTTATCTTTATACTGGGACATTCATATCCACGCCGGTGTCCAGCTGGAAACTGAACCCTACAAAAGTATCCCCATGGTCAGTTCACCACCTACACGTCTGCACGTCTGGTGCTCCAATAGATcagtccatgcatgcatggcctcGTCTAAGATACCTCCTGGATAGCTAAGCCACCAGTGTCTGATCAGGACAGGAGTAGCTTTCACTCCGATTCGTGTGGTTTTTGGCAGCAAACCAAGAGGAGGGGGCATTTGAAGCCGTGGAGATCGAAGATTGCATGACTGGGAGATGTGGTCTTCATGCATAGCGTAAGAGGCCGCAAAGCTAGTGGTCGTTGCTAATGGGAGCACCGGTTGACGAGTCCCTGTCATCTACCATACCCGCACAATTTCTTGCATGTATCTGTCGCGCTAGCCGGTTCCGTTACACGATCATTAGATACGGCGATGTGCGGGTCAGTTGGTTACGTTTCTTGATGGAGTAATGAGTGAGCATTATGACATCTACGTACCGTGGGAAGTGGCAACTGTATTGTATTTATTTATCTAGACTAGATGGTGTTTATGATCAACATGCCTGAATCAAGCAAAATTAACGTTTATGATCAGCATGAACTCATCATTGTAGGGTAGGCGAATCCAGAATTCCAGATGAGCAATAGGAAGATAATTTTGCGCATTCAGCTCAGTTTCACAAACGATGGTTAAAAATTGTTGTAAATTTCAAAGAACCACCTTTTTTGAGGCAGTTGTCTCACCGAGTCCTAGTTTTTATAATTTGCTCgcagaaccacacattttcGGTCAGACTGTCTCAACTAGCCCAAAACACAGGTTTACTGGGTCGGGTCCGATCTGGTCCGACGTGgcacctgacaggtgggacccaccaATCAGGAATCTTGTTAAACGGGCTTAAACCAGTCTTTTGGGCTAGTTGGGACAGTCTGACcgaaaatgtgtggttttgcggATAAATTAACGGAAACTGTGATTCAGTGAGACGACTGCCCAAAAACTGTGGTTTCTCTCAAATTTACTCACACTGTTTAAATATAGCAAGGAGATAGATCAAGATCGAGCTGACAGACCTGATGACAGCCATTACGCAACACACTTATATAGTGATTAGTGACTGGCAATTTTCTACACCCAAATGCAATAATTTCCCCAAGCTTTGCCCGTAAGGGAAACAGCTAAGATATACTGACAACAAGCGAGATTATGTTCTACAAATCTCCGACCAAACACACACATCTTAATATCTTACGGCACACGCTGGTGACGAAATCATACAcctttttgcatgcatgctatgaGGTCCGTATATACTTTGTTTGGAACTCACTATATCGTGGACCAGTCACAGACACAGCCTTTGGTCTCCACCATTATGTGATTATCTTGTTCATCGTAAAGCTTTTGGTCTTCGGTTTATTTTTTCGCAGTGAATCGGTGATAAAGTGTGGACATTGACGAGTCAATTAGGGCTGGCAGATGATCATTCACAGAATCACAATCGGAATGCAGCTCTTAAGTCTTGCTGATGTGTTCCGGAAATATAGATTCCTTTGGCAATCCCATAATCTAGCAacactacggagtactaaacTTTCTTCAGATGTTCTACCGCCGTGGAAAGCTTCTGCTCCGTACATATTGTCGGAAATatgcaataataaatttgttattattcatatttccttgttcttcACGTGTGGGAGATGGTAGGAGGACGCTTTTCTGGTCTGATCGGTGGCTGCGGGGAATTCTCATTCGTGATGCGTTTCCCAGGATTGCGAGCTTGGTCCGGCCCAAGTGGATCCAGGAGCGTTCGGTCCGCGACGCACTCCTTGGCGCTTGGCTTGAGGATGTGGGGCCGGACTTGGATGCTACGGTTATTGGGGAGTTTCTCACGCTCTGGGAATGGATCCAGGAGGTTCATTTGGAGGACGGGGTGGCTGACACCGTGGTTTGGAACTGGTCTAAGGATGGGATCTACTCGGCTAAAAAACGCCTACGCAAACCTGTTTGCGGGGCGGGTGTGTGGCCTGATGGCGTCTGTGGTCTGGTACACGAGGGCTCGGGTGCCGTGCCGGTTCTTTGCATGGCTTGCCGCACGGAACCGTTGCTGGACGGTGGACCGGCTTGCAAGATGGGGTCTTCCGCACTCGGCGAGATGTCCTCTTTGTGATCAGGGGGAGGAGACCATCTCACACTTGCTGTTGGGTTGTGTCCTCTCGAGGCAGGTTTGGAGCCGCCTACTCATGCTTTGGGGCCATGGCGATTGGTGTCCGGATGCGAACTCCAACTTGCGCGAGTGGTGGACCTCGCTTCCCCTTCCACGGCGTGCTCAGCGTGACGTCCTTTCGGCGATCCAGTTGGTCTTTTGGACTATTTGGCGTCATCGGAACGATGTGGTCTTCAACGGCACAACCCCTTCAGTGCACTTGGTCATTTCGACTATCATGGATGAGTTGACGCGATGGACGCATGCCGGGCTGCTTAGGGGTGGTACCTTTTTGTCGGCCCATGGGGCGAGTAGGTGGCTTACTAGCACGTAGTCTTTTTGTGTTTGGTGCCACTTGGTGGCGTTGTACTAGTCttctggctcttcttctttaattgatgatgcaTCCGCCGggttgcattcttgaaaaaaaaaatcctttttcTTGATAAAGgttattatccatgctatgattgtattaacaggaaactaaatacatgtgtggataaataaacaaataccgtatCTTTAagacgcctctactagattagctcgttgattaaaagatggttaaggttttctaatcatagacatgtgttgtcatttaataacaaGGTCATATCAtcaggagaatgatgtgatggacataCCCAAATctaagcatagcttttgatcgtgtcacttaagtttaaattgctaatgctttcattatgtcaagtatcatttccttagaccatgagatcatgccacttcttagtaccggaagaatactttgtggacatcaaccgtcatctcataactgggtgatcataaagatgttcttcaggtatctcggaaggtgcttgttgggttgtatggatcaagactgggatttgtcacatcatgtgacggagagatatctttgagccctctcggtaatataacatcttAATGAGTTTGCAAGcctgtgactaatgtgtttacgtggatattatattgcggtacgggtaaagagaacttgccggtaacgataTCGatgatcaaatctcgggcaagtaatatatcgcgagacaaaggaAATTAgataccggattaattgaatccttgacatcgtggttcaaccgatgagatctttgtggaatatgtgggaaccattatggacatccaggtcccgctgttggttattgatatgatcatgtccacatgttctcgaacccgtagggtcacacacttaacgcttaatgtcgcTAGAGTTTGATGAGAtaatagatggtgatatcgaatattgattcggagtctcgGATCGGATCTaggacatcacgaggagcttcggaatggtccggagataaagatttatatatgaaaAAGCTGTTTCAGGGTTCCGAAAAAGTTCGGGGTATTTTCGGTATTGACCAggaatattctagaaggttTCGGAAGTTCTCGAAAGGTTCTGAAATATTTctgagaatttaattgggGCTCTATATGAATTAATTGGagcaatctaattaattatcccCTAATGGGGCCCATTAGGGGAGAGGAAACGTGGGGGACTCCACCACGTGGTGGAAACCACCATACGGTGGAGAACCACGTGCGTGGGGAGGCCGGGCAGAAGGAGGAATCCTTCCGGGACTCCCCTAGCCGGCCCTAGCCtcttcttggaggaggggcAAACCCTGACCACCACCCttatataaatagaggggaggggcagggggagagaacacaccaagctctcagctggatctctctcccctgagcccctctccttctctcccgtgcgcagcgaagccctgcccgcgGAGTTTTCCACCATATCCTACACCACGctgtcgtgctgccgggatctcgtcaaCCTCTCCCCCTgtcttgc
The Brachypodium distachyon strain Bd21 chromosome 2, Brachypodium_distachyon_v3.0, whole genome shotgun sequence genome window above contains:
- the LOC100823674 gene encoding uncharacterized protein LOC100823674 isoform X2, coding for MACSFSPSSATRLQALEAAAGGKNARIPLKASVSPPLRSLGSCKAARQEFEGATQDPSVSVSSARTQLDLLEQLTSSPTSDGIESGAPVESRPLTTIREQLSALYGERGGEFTLPMGKKLKEGLKALNSMTVSQRRNIKRQAMLTKVQVFSGHLQTYHTHEGTFALQENCICVYSQNLYMK
- the LOC100823674 gene encoding uncharacterized protein LOC100823674 isoform X1: MACSFSPSSATRLQALEAAAGGKNARIPLKASVSPPLRSLGSCKAARQEFEGATQDPSVSVSSARTQLDLLEQLTSSPTSDGIESGAPVESRPLTTIREQLSALYGERGGEFTLPMGKKLKEGLKALNSMTVSQRRNIKRQAMLTKVSGRNDSVFFATVGAFVLVPPLAILAIAVLTGYVQLLP
- the LOC100824597 gene encoding cytochrome b561 domain-containing protein At4g18260 translates to MLVSGRKGLLVLFASFVILSLVIPPSHGSSNSKEELDQSRNKTAHPLELMPKKSFQLKLHALFHWSSFGFLMPVGILLVRMSSKSKSGRCIRVLFYCHVISQIAAVLLATGGVALSVMNFENSFSNSHQRVGLALYGFMWLQPLIGFFRPERGVKARSLWYFSHWLLGVTVCATGIANVYTGLRTYHERTTKSVSLWTGLLTVEVSILAFLYLLIDRWSYMMKQGHLPVEQLRPTDNHRTYPTTLRKELGMVQE